A region of Bradyrhizobium sp. SZCCHNS1050 DNA encodes the following proteins:
- a CDS encoding Lrp/AsnC family transcriptional regulator codes for MPELDAIDRKILGHLQADGRITMQELADKVGLSVSPCHRRVKLLEERGVITRYLATVDQKALGLHVSVFISIKLARQKEEDLKRFEKAISAWPEVLECYLMTGNRDYLLRVVAADLSSYEAFLKSKLTRLDGIASIESSFALSQVKYSIALPV; via the coding sequence ATGCCCGAGCTCGACGCCATCGACCGCAAGATCCTCGGCCATCTCCAGGCCGACGGCCGCATCACCATGCAGGAGCTCGCCGACAAGGTCGGGCTGTCGGTCTCGCCCTGCCACCGCCGCGTCAAGCTCTTGGAGGAGCGCGGCGTCATCACCCGCTATCTCGCGACCGTCGACCAGAAGGCGCTCGGGCTGCACGTGTCCGTCTTCATCTCCATCAAGCTCGCGCGGCAGAAGGAGGAGGACCTCAAGCGCTTCGAAAAGGCGATCTCGGCCTGGCCCGAGGTGCTGGAATGCTATCTGATGACGGGAAATCGCGACTATTTGCTGCGCGTGGTGGCGGCTGATTTGTCGTCGTATGAGGCGTTCCTGAAGAGCAAGCTGACCCGCCTCGACGGCATCGCCTCGATCGAATCGAGCTTTGCGCTGAGCCAGGTGAAGTACTCCATCGCGCTGCCGGTGTGA
- a CDS encoding transketolase has protein sequence MATPSASSDRLDILNALTRKALWLSSWTIHHANHIRPNTDGLKVGGHQASSASLATIMSALYFSVLRPEDRVAVKPHASPVFHAIQYLFGRQTREKLENFRGFKGAQSYPSRTKDVDDVDFSTGSVGLGVAQTLFSSLVQDYVHAHGWMKGRREGRMIALVGDAEMDEGNIFEALAEGWKHGLRNTWWIVDYNRQSLDAVVREGLWEKFETMFRNFGWDVVIVKYGRLMREAFAEPGGEALRRWIDNCPNALYAALCFQGGAAFRKHIQDEIGDQGDVTRLLDKRTDDELLALMSNLGGHDMASMLDAFESIDHDRPVCFIAYTIKGVGLPFQGHKDNHAGLMTVAQMEKWRAQQNIRPGHEWDKFEGLTQDASTLESFLASVPFNRDGRRLDDAVFDVPERLTFTAAAQMSTQQGFGLILNDLARSDTALASRIVTSSPDVTVSTNLGAWVNRRGLFARAEKADLFRSEKIPSTFNWAASPKGQHIELGIAEMNLFIMASALGLSHAINGARLLPVVTLYDPFIERGLDALNYACYQDARFMVAATPSGVTLAPEGGAHQSIATPLIGMAQDGLSSFEPAFVDELAAIMKWGFAHMQREAGEGGSLYLRLSTRTIDQPQRIMTPELESDIAAGAYWLRKPGPNAEVIVAYTGAVAPEAIEATGLIGESRRDVGLLAITSADRLHAGWTAARSLRRHRRGVQHLSHIEQLLAPLPRDCGIVTVIDGHPATLGWLGSVRGHRVEALGVEKFGQTGTIDDLYRHNGMDANAIIDAAESLTGAPVRHRKMAV, from the coding sequence ATGGCCACGCCATCCGCATCGTCAGACCGTCTCGACATCCTGAACGCGCTGACCCGCAAGGCGCTGTGGCTGTCGTCCTGGACCATCCATCACGCCAACCACATCCGGCCGAACACCGACGGCCTGAAGGTCGGCGGCCACCAGGCCTCCTCCGCCTCGCTCGCGACCATCATGTCGGCGCTGTACTTCTCGGTGCTGCGCCCGGAGGACCGCGTCGCGGTGAAGCCGCATGCGAGCCCCGTCTTCCATGCCATCCAATATCTGTTCGGCCGGCAGACGCGCGAGAAGCTGGAGAATTTCCGCGGCTTCAAGGGCGCGCAATCCTATCCGTCGCGCACCAAGGATGTCGACGATGTCGACTTCTCGACCGGCTCGGTCGGCCTCGGCGTCGCGCAGACTTTGTTCTCCTCGCTGGTGCAGGACTACGTACACGCGCATGGCTGGATGAAGGGCCGCCGCGAGGGCCGCATGATCGCGCTGGTCGGCGACGCCGAGATGGACGAGGGCAATATCTTCGAGGCCCTGGCCGAGGGCTGGAAGCACGGCCTGCGCAACACCTGGTGGATCGTTGACTACAACCGCCAGAGCCTGGACGCCGTCGTGCGCGAGGGCCTGTGGGAGAAGTTCGAAACCATGTTCCGCAATTTCGGTTGGGACGTGGTGATCGTGAAATACGGCCGGCTGATGCGAGAGGCGTTTGCCGAACCCGGCGGCGAGGCGCTGCGGCGCTGGATCGATAACTGCCCGAACGCGCTTTATGCGGCGCTGTGCTTCCAGGGTGGGGCTGCCTTCCGCAAGCACATCCAGGACGAGATCGGCGATCAGGGCGACGTGACCCGGCTGCTCGACAAGCGCACCGACGACGAGTTGCTGGCGCTGATGAGCAATCTCGGCGGCCACGACATGGCCAGCATGCTTGATGCCTTCGAGTCCATCGACCACGACCGCCCGGTGTGCTTCATCGCCTATACCATCAAGGGCGTCGGCCTGCCGTTCCAGGGCCACAAGGACAATCACGCCGGCCTGATGACCGTCGCCCAGATGGAGAAGTGGCGCGCGCAGCAGAACATTCGCCCGGGCCATGAGTGGGACAAGTTCGAGGGACTGACGCAGGATGCTTCGACGCTGGAGTCGTTCCTCGCGTCGGTGCCGTTCAATCGCGATGGCCGCCGGCTCGATGATGCGGTGTTCGACGTGCCGGAGCGGCTGACCTTCACCGCGGCGGCGCAGATGTCGACGCAGCAGGGCTTTGGCCTGATCCTCAACGATCTCGCCCGCAGCGACACCGCGCTGGCCTCGCGCATCGTGACCTCGTCGCCCGACGTCACCGTCTCGACCAATCTTGGCGCCTGGGTCAACCGCCGTGGCCTGTTCGCCCGCGCGGAGAAGGCGGATTTGTTCCGCAGCGAGAAGATCCCGTCGACCTTCAATTGGGCGGCCTCGCCGAAGGGCCAGCATATCGAGCTGGGGATCGCCGAGATGAACCTGTTCATCATGGCCTCGGCGCTTGGCCTGTCGCACGCCATCAACGGCGCGCGGCTGCTGCCGGTGGTCACCTTGTACGATCCCTTCATCGAGCGCGGCCTCGATGCGCTGAACTACGCCTGCTATCAGGATGCGCGTTTCATGGTGGCGGCCACGCCGTCGGGCGTGACCTTGGCGCCGGAGGGCGGCGCGCATCAGTCGATCGCGACACCGTTGATCGGCATGGCGCAGGACGGGCTGTCGTCGTTCGAGCCGGCCTTCGTCGACGAGCTCGCCGCGATCATGAAATGGGGCTTTGCCCACATGCAGCGCGAGGCAGGCGAGGGCGGCTCGCTCTATCTGCGGCTGTCGACGCGCACCATCGATCAGCCGCAGCGGATCATGACGCCGGAGCTGGAATCCGACATCGCCGCCGGCGCCTATTGGCTGCGCAAGCCGGGACCGAATGCCGAGGTGATCGTCGCCTATACCGGCGCGGTCGCGCCGGAGGCGATCGAGGCCACCGGCCTGATCGGCGAGTCCCGCCGCGACGTCGGCCTGCTCGCGATCACCTCGGCGGACCGGCTGCATGCCGGATGGACGGCGGCGCGCAGCCTGCGGCGGCATCGGCGCGGTGTGCAACATCTCAGCCACATCGAACAACTGCTGGCGCCGCTGCCGCGCGATTGCGGCATCGTCACCGTGATCGACGGCCATCCGGCGACGCTCGGCTGGCTCGGCTCGGTGCGCGGCCATCGCGTCGAGGCGCTGGGGGTTGAGAAATTCGGCCAGACCGGGACGATCGACGACCTCTATCGCCACAATGGGATGGACGCCAACGCGATCATCGATGCGGCCGAGAGCCTCACTGGCGCGCCGGTCCGGCATCGCAAGATGGCAGTGTGA
- a CDS encoding aldehyde dehydrogenase family protein has product MVNRLQFYIDGAWVDPVVKKSTQVINPATEEAMYEVALGSKADVDKAVAAAKRAFETFSQTSREERVALLEKIITIYKGRMKEIGAAVSDEMGAPLPMAEKLQAGAGLGHLMSTLDVLKKYEFEETLPASVVVREPVGVVGMITPWNWPLNQIACKVAPALAAGCTMILKPSEFTPTSALIFAEILHEAGVPKGVFNLINGLGPEVGAAMSEHPDIDMISFTGSTRAGIDVAKRAAPTVKRVSQELGGKSPNVILEGSDLVKAVTGGVMHMFNNSGQSCNAPSRMIVPAARMKEVAAIAKGVADKTKAGDPRGEGTTIGPVVNRGQWDKIQALINKGIEEGATLVAGGPGLPEGVNKGFYVRPTIFADVKPEMTISREEIFGPVLVIIGAKDENEAVRIANDTPYGLAGYVTAPTIEKAREVGRKIRAGNVNLQGVPNDRTAPFGGYKQSGNGREWGRFGLEEYLEVKAIAGYKAA; this is encoded by the coding sequence ATGGTCAATCGCCTGCAATTCTACATCGACGGCGCCTGGGTCGATCCGGTCGTCAAGAAGTCCACCCAGGTCATCAATCCGGCGACCGAGGAGGCGATGTACGAGGTTGCGCTGGGCTCCAAGGCCGATGTCGACAAGGCCGTCGCCGCCGCCAAGCGCGCCTTCGAGACCTTCTCACAGACCTCGCGCGAGGAGCGCGTCGCGCTGCTCGAGAAGATCATCACGATCTACAAGGGCCGCATGAAGGAGATCGGCGCCGCCGTCTCCGACGAGATGGGCGCGCCGCTGCCGATGGCGGAGAAGCTGCAGGCCGGCGCCGGCCTCGGCCATCTGATGTCAACGCTCGACGTGCTGAAGAAGTATGAGTTCGAGGAGACGCTGCCTGCGTCCGTGGTGGTGCGCGAGCCGGTCGGCGTGGTCGGCATGATCACGCCCTGGAACTGGCCGCTGAACCAGATCGCCTGCAAGGTCGCGCCGGCGCTGGCCGCGGGCTGCACCATGATCCTGAAGCCGTCGGAATTCACTCCGACCTCGGCGCTGATCTTCGCCGAGATCCTGCATGAAGCCGGCGTGCCGAAGGGCGTGTTCAACCTGATCAACGGCCTCGGGCCGGAGGTCGGCGCTGCGATGAGCGAGCATCCGGACATCGACATGATCTCGTTCACCGGATCGACCCGCGCCGGCATCGACGTCGCCAAGCGCGCGGCGCCGACCGTGAAGCGCGTCAGCCAGGAACTCGGCGGCAAGTCGCCGAACGTGATCCTGGAGGGCTCCGACCTGGTGAAGGCAGTGACCGGCGGCGTCATGCATATGTTCAACAACTCCGGCCAGTCCTGCAACGCGCCGTCGCGCATGATCGTGCCGGCCGCGCGCATGAAGGAAGTCGCTGCCATCGCGAAGGGCGTCGCCGACAAGACCAAGGCGGGTGACCCGCGCGGCGAGGGCACCACGATCGGCCCGGTCGTCAATCGCGGCCAGTGGGACAAGATCCAGGCCCTCATCAATAAGGGTATCGAGGAGGGCGCGACCCTCGTCGCCGGCGGCCCGGGCCTGCCGGAGGGCGTCAACAAGGGCTTCTATGTGCGGCCGACCATCTTCGCCGACGTCAAGCCTGAGATGACGATCTCGCGCGAGGAGATCTTTGGACCAGTGCTCGTGATCATCGGCGCCAAGGACGAGAACGAGGCGGTGCGTATCGCCAACGACACGCCCTATGGTCTTGCCGGCTATGTCACGGCCCCGACGATCGAGAAGGCCCGCGAGGTCGGCCGCAAGATCCGCGCCGGCAACGTCAACCTGCAGGGTGTCCCGAACGACCGCACCGCGCCGTTCGGTGGCTACAAGCAGTCCGGCAACGGCCGCGAATGGGGCCGGTTCGGTCTCGAGGAGTATCTCGAGGTCAAGGCCATCGCGGGCTACAAGGCGGCTTGA
- a CDS encoding SMP-30/gluconolactonase/LRE family protein, protein MSDGNAHAQGWRPATFYPDPAIQALDPRFEKYWLKLSAVERLATGLRWAEGPVWFGDGRYLLCSDIPNQRILKWEEESGAVSVFRKPSNFANGNTRDRQGRLVTCEHGGRRVTRTEYDGSITVLIDSFDGKRLNSPNDVVVKSDDSIWFTDPTFGLLGNYEGYKAESEIDANVYRIDAATGRATIVAEGVLGPNGLCFSPDESILYIVESRGVPNRKILAYDVSADGSKLANKRVHIDAGPGTPDGMRCDVDGNLWCGWGMGSPELDGVMVFAPDGAPIGRIALPERCANLCFGGLKRNRLFMAASQSIYALYVNTQGALGG, encoded by the coding sequence ATGTCCGACGGAAACGCTCACGCGCAGGGCTGGCGCCCTGCCACCTTCTATCCCGATCCGGCGATCCAGGCGCTGGATCCGCGCTTCGAGAAATACTGGCTCAAGCTCTCGGCCGTGGAGCGGCTGGCGACGGGCCTGCGCTGGGCGGAGGGGCCAGTGTGGTTCGGCGACGGGCGCTATCTGTTGTGCAGCGATATCCCCAACCAGCGCATCCTCAAATGGGAGGAGGAAAGCGGCGCGGTCTCGGTGTTTCGCAAGCCCTCCAATTTCGCCAATGGCAACACCCGGGATCGCCAGGGCCGTCTCGTCACCTGCGAGCACGGTGGCCGCCGCGTCACGCGGACCGAGTATGACGGCTCCATCACCGTGCTGATCGACTCCTTCGACGGCAAGCGGCTGAACTCGCCAAACGACGTCGTCGTCAAATCGGACGACTCGATCTGGTTCACAGATCCGACCTTCGGCCTGCTCGGCAATTACGAGGGCTACAAGGCCGAGTCCGAGATCGACGCCAACGTGTACCGGATCGACGCGGCCACGGGCCGGGCGACCATCGTCGCCGAGGGCGTGCTGGGACCGAACGGGCTGTGCTTCTCGCCCGATGAATCCATCCTCTACATCGTCGAATCCCGCGGCGTACCGAACCGCAAGATCCTCGCCTATGACGTCTCCGCCGATGGCAGCAAGCTCGCCAACAAGCGCGTCCACATCGATGCCGGTCCGGGCACGCCGGACGGCATGCGCTGCGACGTCGACGGCAATCTCTGGTGCGGCTGGGGGATGGGCTCGCCCGAACTCGATGGCGTCATGGTGTTCGCGCCCGACGGCGCCCCGATCGGCCGCATCGCCTTGCCCGAGCGCTGCGCCAATCTCTGCTTCGGCGGCCTGAAGCGCAACCGGCTGTTCATGGCCGCCAGCCAGTCGATCTACGCGCTCTACGTCAACACGCAGGGCGCGCTGGGGGGATAA
- a CDS encoding NAD(P)-dependent oxidoreductase, translating into MPRILMTGASGGIGTSLRKLLPPIYPDLLLSDLKPPADLSSQETFKAANLADLAQVEALCEGVDGIIHFGGYSVEGPWNDILQANIIGGYNLFEAARRKGVKRVVFASSNHAVGFYPRHRKIDNDVQPRPDGRYGVSKVFGEALGSLYADKHGLKVTCLRIGNFGDKPLDKRRLSIWLKPEDLVQLCRIGLEHPDIHFEVLYGASLNERAWWDNQRAYDLGYRPTGRAEDFREHALAEQAKLPADPIGDYFQGGAFCTTEFDGDTSRIIDWG; encoded by the coding sequence ATGCCACGTATCTTGATGACCGGTGCGAGCGGTGGAATCGGCACTTCCTTGCGGAAGCTGCTGCCGCCGATCTATCCGGACCTTCTGCTCAGCGACCTGAAACCGCCTGCCGATCTTTCCAGCCAGGAGACCTTCAAGGCGGCCAATCTTGCCGACCTCGCTCAGGTCGAGGCGCTGTGCGAAGGCGTCGACGGCATCATCCATTTCGGCGGCTATTCGGTCGAGGGACCGTGGAACGACATCCTGCAGGCCAACATCATCGGCGGCTACAACCTGTTCGAGGCGGCCCGCCGCAAGGGCGTCAAGCGCGTGGTGTTCGCCTCGTCGAACCACGCGGTCGGCTTCTATCCCCGCCACCGCAAGATCGACAATGACGTGCAGCCGCGTCCCGACGGCCGCTACGGCGTCAGCAAGGTGTTCGGCGAGGCGCTCGGCTCGCTCTATGCCGACAAGCATGGGCTGAAGGTGACGTGCCTGCGCATCGGCAATTTCGGCGACAAGCCGCTCGACAAGCGCCGGCTGTCGATCTGGCTCAAGCCGGAAGATCTGGTGCAACTTTGCCGCATCGGCCTCGAGCATCCCGACATCCATTTTGAAGTGCTCTATGGCGCATCGCTGAACGAGCGCGCCTGGTGGGACAACCAGCGTGCCTATGACCTCGGCTATCGCCCGACCGGCCGCGCGGAGGATTTCCGCGAGCACGCCTTGGCCGAGCAGGCCAAGCTGCCCGCCGATCCGATCGGCGACTATTTCCAGGGCGGCGCGTTCTGCACCACTGAGTTCGACGGCGACACCAGCCGGATCATCGACTGGGGTTGA
- a CDS encoding IlvD/Edd family dehydratase yields the protein MTDGLRKGLTAYGDAGFSLFLRKAFIKAAGYSDDALDRPIVGITNTYSDYNPCHGNVPQILEAVKRGVMLSGAMPFVFPTISIAESFAHPTSMYLRNLMAMETEEMIRAQPMDAVVVIGGCDKTLPAQIMAAVSADLPTVVIPVGPMVVGHHKGEVLGACTDCRRLWAKYRAGEMDGSEIDAVNGRLAPSVGTCMVMGTASTMACITEALGLSLPMSATIPAPHAERFRSAEASGRVAAEMAKVKGPKPSELLTPAAFRNAQVVLQAIGGSTNGLVHLTAIAGRTPHKIELDAFDSIGREVPVLVDLKPSGDHYMEHFHHAGGVPKLMKQLGDLIDLDCRSITGQSLRDIVAAAEDVPGQDVIRARGDAIKPEGGLAVLRGNLAPRGAVIKHSAASPKLLQHTGRAVVFESIEDMTLRVDAPDLDVSADDVLVLRNAGPKGAPGMPEAGYLPIPKKLARGGTKDMVRISDARMSGTAFGTIVLHITPESAVGGPLALVRSGDMIRLDVPKRSIDLLVDDAELDRRRAALKQAATPEWAERGYAHLFHETILQADDGCDFDFMRRKGKG from the coding sequence ATGACCGATGGATTGCGCAAGGGACTGACCGCTTACGGCGATGCCGGCTTCTCGCTGTTCCTGCGCAAGGCCTTCATCAAGGCGGCCGGCTATTCGGACGACGCGCTCGATCGCCCGATCGTCGGCATCACCAACACCTACAGCGACTACAATCCGTGCCACGGCAACGTGCCGCAGATCCTGGAGGCGGTGAAGCGCGGCGTCATGCTGTCGGGCGCGATGCCGTTCGTGTTTCCGACCATCTCGATCGCCGAGAGTTTTGCGCATCCGACCTCGATGTATCTGCGCAATCTGATGGCGATGGAAACCGAGGAGATGATCCGCGCGCAGCCGATGGATGCGGTGGTGGTTATCGGCGGCTGCGACAAGACCCTGCCCGCGCAGATCATGGCTGCGGTGTCGGCCGATCTGCCGACGGTGGTCATTCCGGTCGGGCCGATGGTGGTCGGGCATCACAAGGGCGAGGTGCTCGGCGCCTGCACCGACTGCCGACGTCTCTGGGCGAAGTATCGCGCCGGTGAGATGGACGGCAGCGAGATCGACGCAGTCAACGGCCGGCTCGCTCCTTCGGTCGGCACCTGCATGGTGATGGGCACGGCCTCGACAATGGCCTGCATCACCGAGGCGCTCGGACTGTCCTTGCCGATGAGCGCGACCATCCCGGCGCCGCATGCCGAGCGCTTCCGCTCGGCCGAGGCCAGCGGCCGGGTCGCGGCCGAGATGGCCAAGGTGAAGGGACCGAAGCCGAGCGAACTGCTGACCCCTGCGGCGTTCCGGAATGCGCAGGTGGTGCTGCAGGCGATCGGCGGCTCGACCAACGGGCTCGTGCATCTCACCGCCATCGCCGGCCGGACGCCGCATAAAATCGAACTCGATGCATTCGACAGCATCGGTCGCGAGGTGCCGGTGCTGGTCGATCTCAAGCCGTCCGGCGATCACTACATGGAGCATTTCCATCACGCCGGTGGCGTGCCGAAGCTGATGAAGCAGCTCGGCGATCTCATTGATCTCGATTGCCGCTCGATCACCGGCCAATCGTTGCGCGACATCGTGGCCGCTGCCGAGGACGTGCCGGGGCAGGACGTGATCCGCGCGCGCGGCGACGCGATCAAGCCGGAAGGCGGCCTTGCCGTGCTGCGCGGCAATCTGGCGCCGCGCGGCGCGGTCATCAAGCATTCGGCGGCAAGCCCCAAGCTGCTGCAGCACACCGGGCGCGCCGTCGTGTTCGAGTCGATCGAGGACATGACCTTGCGGGTCGATGCTCCCGATCTCGACGTCTCGGCCGACGACGTCCTGGTGCTGCGCAACGCCGGGCCGAAAGGCGCACCCGGCATGCCGGAGGCGGGGTACCTGCCGATCCCGAAGAAGCTCGCGCGCGGCGGCACGAAGGACATGGTGCGCATCTCCGATGCGCGCATGAGCGGCACCGCCTTCGGCACCATCGTGCTGCATATCACCCCGGAGTCCGCGGTTGGAGGCCCGCTGGCGCTGGTGCGGAGCGGCGACATGATCCGGCTCGATGTTCCCAAGCGCAGCATCGACCTGCTGGTCGACGACGCCGAGTTGGACCGGCGTCGCGCTGCGCTGAAGCAAGCCGCAACGCCCGAATGGGCGGAGCGCGGCTATGCGCATCTCTTCCATGAAACGATCCTGCAGGCCGACGACGGCTGCGATTTCGATTTCATGCGCCGGAAAGGGAAGGGGTGA
- a CDS encoding enoyl-CoA hydratase/isomerase family protein: MSDAVAEPARLSIEGPIATITLDRPAAFNAINLAIAKRLELLAAQVEADDTIRVLILKGEGRAFSAGGDLQTIGAAAEADAITPVVSELLHHYHAFIASLRRMPKIVLASVHGSAAGAGMSLAFAADLCIAAEDARFTPAYAKLGVSPDGGGTVGVVATVGIRRALQIFLAEDSFTAAQAHEWGLVAKVVPAPELAAATDALAARLAQNVPAGIAATKALIHRAPTSSVEDQLAAERDAIINCMHTDEFRAAVKRFTSKGK, from the coding sequence ATGTCGGACGCCGTAGCGGAACCTGCCCGCCTGAGCATCGAAGGTCCGATCGCGACCATCACGCTCGACCGCCCGGCAGCGTTCAACGCCATCAACCTTGCGATTGCGAAGCGCTTGGAGCTGCTTGCGGCCCAGGTCGAGGCCGACGACACCATCCGCGTGCTGATCCTGAAAGGCGAAGGCCGCGCCTTCAGCGCCGGCGGCGACCTGCAGACGATCGGCGCTGCCGCCGAGGCCGACGCCATCACGCCTGTCGTCAGCGAACTGCTGCATCACTACCATGCCTTCATCGCGAGCCTGCGGCGCATGCCCAAGATCGTGCTGGCGAGCGTGCACGGCTCCGCCGCCGGCGCGGGGATGTCGCTCGCCTTCGCCGCCGACCTCTGCATTGCCGCCGAGGACGCGCGCTTCACGCCGGCCTATGCCAAGCTCGGCGTGTCGCCCGACGGCGGCGGTACAGTTGGCGTGGTCGCCACTGTGGGCATCAGGCGGGCGCTGCAGATCTTCCTGGCGGAGGACAGCTTCACGGCCGCGCAGGCCCATGAATGGGGCTTGGTCGCGAAAGTCGTCCCCGCCCCCGAGCTCGCGGCAGCCACCGACGCGCTGGCTGCGCGGCTGGCGCAGAATGTGCCGGCGGGGATCGCGGCGACCAAGGCGCTGATCCATCGCGCGCCAACCAGCTCGGTCGAAGACCAGCTCGCCGCCGAGCGCGATGCCATCATCAACTGCATGCACACGGATGAATTCCGCGCCGCCGTGAAGCGGTTCACCAGCAAGGGAAAGTAG
- a CDS encoding NAD(P)/FAD-dependent oxidoreductase, with amino-acid sequence MGQGAVTKGPVVIVGAGHAGFQLATSLRQAGFADPIHLINDESHLPYQRPPLSKAYLKGTGGPETLMFRPQKFYADQTIDLVYDRAVAVQRDQRRVLLASGRTLDYGHLVFATGARNRLLDIPNANLPAVRYLRILDDSEALRGLLADAKRAVVIGAGFIGLEFAATARIKGLAVDVLELGARVMARAVTAEISDYFQKQHAEAGVRIHLGVQATSIEADGNKVTGVSLSDGRHIPADLVVVGVGVLPNVELAAEAGLQVASGIVVDEYLLTSDPHISAIGDCALFVSQRFGGTLRLESVQNATDHARCVAARLTGDVKPYDGQPWFWSDQGNDKLQIAGLTTGYDQVVLRGDPAQKAFSAFCYKEGRLVGIESVNRAGDHMFGRKLLAAGGTLDAAKAADPSFDLKSALA; translated from the coding sequence ATGGGGCAGGGTGCAGTGACGAAGGGACCGGTGGTGATCGTGGGTGCGGGGCATGCGGGATTCCAGCTCGCGACCTCGCTGCGTCAGGCAGGCTTTGCCGATCCGATTCATCTGATCAACGACGAGTCGCATCTGCCGTATCAGCGCCCGCCGCTGTCGAAGGCGTATCTGAAGGGCACTGGCGGTCCCGAGACCCTGATGTTCCGACCGCAGAAGTTCTACGCCGACCAGACCATCGATCTCGTCTACGATCGTGCCGTCGCTGTTCAGCGCGATCAGCGCCGGGTGCTGCTCGCCTCCGGTAGGACGCTCGACTATGGGCACCTCGTGTTCGCGACCGGTGCGCGCAACCGGCTGCTCGACATTCCCAACGCCAATCTCCCGGCGGTGCGCTATCTGCGCATTCTCGACGACAGCGAAGCGCTGCGAGGCTTGCTCGCCGATGCCAAGCGGGCCGTCGTCATTGGCGCCGGCTTCATCGGTCTTGAATTCGCGGCGACTGCGCGGATCAAGGGCCTCGCGGTCGACGTGCTCGAGCTCGGCGCGCGGGTGATGGCGCGGGCAGTGACCGCCGAGATCTCGGACTACTTCCAGAAGCAGCATGCGGAAGCCGGCGTGCGCATCCATCTCGGCGTGCAGGCCACCAGCATCGAGGCCGACGGCAACAAGGTCACCGGCGTCAGCCTCAGCGATGGTCGGCACATCCCCGCTGACCTCGTCGTGGTCGGCGTCGGCGTGCTGCCGAATGTCGAGCTCGCCGCCGAGGCTGGATTGCAGGTCGCCTCCGGCATCGTCGTCGACGAATATCTGCTCACCAGCGATCCGCACATCTCGGCCATCGGCGACTGCGCCCTGTTCGTCAGCCAGCGCTTCGGCGGGACGCTGCGGCTGGAGTCGGTGCAGAACGCCACCGATCACGCCCGCTGCGTCGCGGCGCGGCTGACGGGCGACGTCAAGCCCTATGACGGACAGCCGTGGTTCTGGAGCGACCAGGGCAATGACAAGCTCCAGATCGCGGGGCTCACCACCGGCTATGACCAGGTCGTTCTGCGCGGTGACCCGGCGCAAAAGGCGTTCTCCGCGTTCTGTTACAAGGAGGGCCGACTGGTCGGCATCGAGTCGGTCAACCGCGCCGGCGACCATATGTTCGGCCGCAAGTTGCTGGCTGCGGGCGGCACCTTGGATGCAGCCAAGGCCGCTGATCCCAGCTTCGACCTGAAGAGCGCTCTGGCCTAG
- the rbsK gene encoding ribokinase, with the protein MGRVVVAGSINMDVVAAAERHPRIGETVAGRSVMYFPGGKGANQAVAAAKLGVPTALIGRLGRDAFGEQLRAFLTAQGIDLTAVKDSASASTGTAIITLAKADNSIVVISGANAEVSADDVAQVSLGSGDVAVSQFEIPQATIAAFFQRAKAAGATTILNPAPASAFDSTLFALVDVLVLNETELGFLAGIELGDASTPQQVNEAVRALKPRDDQTVCITLGARGAVAVSGAEARLVEGRAVKAVDTTGAGDCFVGALAARLSQGAAIADAIGYANVAASISVQRMGAGPSMPTEEEVRAWL; encoded by the coding sequence ATGGGGCGGGTCGTCGTCGCCGGCAGCATCAACATGGATGTGGTGGCTGCGGCCGAGCGCCATCCGCGCATCGGCGAGACCGTCGCCGGCCGGTCGGTGATGTACTTTCCGGGCGGGAAGGGAGCGAACCAGGCCGTCGCCGCGGCCAAGCTCGGCGTGCCGACGGCGCTGATCGGTCGGCTCGGTCGCGACGCCTTCGGGGAGCAGTTGCGCGCATTTCTCACGGCTCAGGGCATCGATCTCACCGCCGTGAAGGACAGCGCCAGCGCGTCGACCGGCACCGCGATCATCACGCTGGCCAAGGCCGACAACTCGATCGTGGTGATATCAGGCGCCAACGCCGAGGTCAGCGCCGACGATGTGGCGCAGGTGTCTCTTGGCTCGGGAGACGTGGCCGTCAGCCAGTTCGAGATCCCGCAAGCGACGATTGCCGCGTTCTTCCAGCGTGCCAAAGCGGCCGGCGCCACCACGATCCTCAACCCCGCCCCCGCGAGCGCCTTCGACAGCACGCTGTTTGCGCTGGTTGATGTCCTCGTGCTCAACGAAACCGAGCTCGGTTTCCTGGCCGGCATCGAGCTCGGCGACGCGTCGACGCCGCAGCAGGTGAATGAGGCGGTTCGCGCGCTCAAGCCTCGCGACGACCAGACAGTCTGCATCACGCTCGGCGCGCGTGGCGCGGTTGCGGTTTCTGGTGCCGAGGCCCGGCTGGTCGAAGGCCGCGCGGTGAAGGCTGTCGACACCACCGGCGCCGGCGACTGCTTCGTCGGTGCGCTGGCCGCGCGGCTGTCACAGGGCGCGGCGATTGCGGATGCGATCGGCTATGCCAACGTCGCCGCGTCGATCTCGGTGCAGCGCATGGGCGCCGGCCCGTCGATGCCGACCGAGGAGGAGGTTCGCGCGTGGCTCTAG